In one Lolium rigidum isolate FL_2022 chromosome 3, APGP_CSIRO_Lrig_0.1, whole genome shotgun sequence genomic region, the following are encoded:
- the LOC124702263 gene encoding omega-3 fatty acid desaturase, chloroplastic-like translates to MARLVLPERCGLTPLRARSRGGGAIALPPPPHLAAAPRRPVSAAIHRDWALRVSAPARLASVFEEGKSSSRRGDGEEEAAGSSPAEEFNPGAPPPFGLAEIRAAIPKHCWVKDPWRSMGFVLRDVLVVLGLAAAAARVDSWLVWPLYWAAQGTMFWALFVLGHDCGHGSFSSNQKLNSVVGHILHSSILVPYNGWRISHRTHHQNHGHVEKDESWHPLPQRLYNSLDNMTKKLRFSLPFPMLAFPLYLFVRTPGKKGSHFDPNSDVFLPNEKKDVLTSTASWLAMIGVLAGLTFAMGPLKMLKLYAIPYAIFVMWLDFVTYLHHHGHEDKLPWYRGKEWSYLRGGLTTLDRDYGLINKIHHDIGTHVIHHLFPQIPHYHLVEATEAAKPVLGKYYKEPEKSAPLPFHLLGVLSRSMKSDHYVSDTGDVVYYQSDPETNNSD, encoded by the exons ATGGCCCGGCTCGTCCTCCCGGAGCGCTGCGGCCTCACGCCGCTCCGCGCGcgcagccgcggcggcggcgccattgcGCTGCCGCCACCTCcccacctcgccgccgcgccgcgtcGCCCCGTATCCGCCGCCATCCACCGCGACTGGGCCCTCCGAGTCTCCGCGCCCGCCCGCCTTGCCTCCGTCTTCGAGGAGGGCAAAAGCAGCTCCCGCCGGggagacggggaggaggaggccgccgggAGCTCTCCCGCGGAGGAGTTCAACCCGggggcgccgccgccgttcgGCCTAGCGGAGATCCGCGCGGCTATCCCCAAGCACTGCTGGGTCAAGGACCCCTGGCGGTCCATGGGCTTCGTGCTGCGGGAcgtgctcgtcgtgctcggcctcgccgccgccgccgcgcgcgtcgACAGCTGGCTCGTCTGGCCGCTCTACTGGGCCGCGCAGGGCACCATGTTCTGGGCGCTCTTCGTCCTCGGACACGACTG TGGACACGGGAGCTTCTCGAGCAACCAGAAGCTCAACAGCGTGGTCGGCCACATACTCCATTCCTCCATTCTTGTTCCATACAACGGATG GAGGATTAGCCACAGGACACATCACCAGAACCACGGCCATGTGGAGAAGGATGAGTCCTGGCACCCG TTACCTCAGAGGCTCTACAACAGCCTGGACAATATGACAAAGAAGCTGCGGTTCAGCTTGCCGTTTCCCATGCTTGCGTTCCCCTTATACTTG TTTGTCAGGACTCCAGGGAAGAAGGGCTCACACTTCGATCCGAACAGTGATGTGTTCCTACCTAATGAGAAAAAGGATGTGCTAACATCAACCGCATCCTGGCTAGCAATGATCGGGGTTCTTGCTGGTCTGACCTTTGCAATGGGGCCTCTTAAGATGCTAAAGCTCTATGCTATCCCTTACGCG ATATTTGTCATGTGGCTGGATTTTGTCACATACTTGCATCATCATGGTCATGAAGACAAGCTTCCGTGGTATCGTGGAAAG GAATGGAGTTATCTGCGTGGAGGATTGACAACGCTTGATCGGGACTACGGGCTGATCAACAAAATTCACCATGACATTGGCACTCATGTCATTCATCATCTTTTCCCGCAGATCCCACATTACCATCTTGTCGAGGCG ACTGAGGCAGCGAAACCAGTGCTCGGCAAGTACTACAAAGAGCCGGAGAAGTCGGCTCCCCTCCCGTTCCACCTTCTCGGGGTGCTATCGCGAAGTATGAAGAGCGACCACTATGTTAGCGACACGGGAGACGTAGTCTACTACCAAAGTGACCCAGAGACAAATAATTCTGATTGA